GGTGAACCTCAACCTCAAGTTTGCCAATGATATCAAAATCACCGCCTGGGACAAGAAGGAAGCCTACATCAAGGTGACCTATGAGATCAACGGCGGCAAGGGCAACGAGGCCATGAAAATCACGTTCACGCCCAGCGCAGACCAACTTTCCATCCTCACAGACCTGGACCATGAGTACCTGAAAACCCAGGCATCAACTGAGAACGATTGCCCGGACGGTTATTCTCAAACCTCGGGCACGTACATCAAAGGCAAGGCGGCCAGGTTCACCTGCACCCGCATTGACTATGAAATCTTCCTACCCAGACAAGCAAACGTGACTCTGGAAACTATCAACGGTGACATTGAGCTCAGAGGCTTCACCGGTCCGGTCAAGGCCAAGTCCATTAGTGGGTTTGTAGACATGGACTGGCCCACCCAGAAAGGCGCCAGTGTAGCCCTCAAAACTATTACCGGCGAAGTGTTCACCGACCTGGCCCTCCAGTTCCCGGCTGGCAAAAAGGAGATGTCCATGATTGGTCACCAATTAAACGGCAGCCTCAACAAAGGCGGCGCCGCCATCCAACTGGAATCCATCAGCAACAACATTTACCTGCGAAAGAAAAAGTAGCCCCTCGTTTTTGGGCTGTTTTAGTCAAAACAGCCCAAAAACGAGGAAATTAAAAATTAGAAATTATGAATTAGAAATTGGTTGAGATGTGGTGTCCCCGTTTTAGCCTGTTCTTCTGAAAATAAAGCCAAAAGCGGCAGTTGCCCTTGCTCCAAAGACCTCGTAGTGTCCAGAGGACCTGCGAGCGTCTCTGTGCCAAGGACGGTTACCAAACGTAGATTCCCCCTTAAGGGGCGAAGGGGTTGTTTATACCAGCAGATAAAAC
The nucleotide sequence above comes from Nibribacter ruber. Encoded proteins:
- a CDS encoding DUF4097 family beta strand repeat-containing protein, translated to MKKLLLAALLLWGIGNLHAQKKTVEKTLTVPASQKVNLNLKFANDIKITAWDKKEAYIKVTYEINGGKGNEAMKITFTPSADQLSILTDLDHEYLKTQASTENDCPDGYSQTSGTYIKGKAARFTCTRIDYEIFLPRQANVTLETINGDIELRGFTGPVKAKSISGFVDMDWPTQKGASVALKTITGEVFTDLALQFPAGKKEMSMIGHQLNGSLNKGGAAIQLESISNNIYLRKKK